A genomic region of Pyrus communis chromosome 14, drPyrComm1.1, whole genome shotgun sequence contains the following coding sequences:
- the LOC137714333 gene encoding uncharacterized protein, translated as MEADKPTTMICTLLAIDNTTGFSYRVCSVCERTLPDNPSSLCKFCSLNAFKTRLPRTKRLFRLLMSIASDTKVLNVICFDRAAKVLFGCSADEFFDFAKFC; from the exons ATGGAAGCTGATAAGCCAACGACGATGATCTGCACATTGCTAGCAATAGACAACACCACCGGCTTCTCCTACAGAGTCTGCTCCGTCTGCGAGCGGACTCTCCCCGACAACCCTTCTTCCCTCTGCAAATTCTGCAGCCTCAATGCCTTCAAAACCCGCTTGCCTCGCACCAAACGCCTCTTTCGCCTTCTT ATGTCAATAGCTTCGGATACAAAAGTGCTTAATGTGATATGCTTTGATAGGGCTGCCAaggttctgtttggttgctctGCTGATGAGTTTTTTGACTTCGCCAAGTTTTGTTAG
- the LOC137714104 gene encoding serine carboxypeptidase-like, producing MASPSTFSPISLSSLFLFLLLLPLSSSALNPASGRLPSSSPAFSAKGQAEKFIRALNLFPKDDVNILSRKPSLDAEADAGVEIVEKQFKMPFLDAASGPSAKDLGHHAGYHRLPHSEGARLFYLFFESRVNKNDPVVIWLTGGPGCSSELALFYENGPFHIQNNLSLTWNNYGWDKASNILYVDQPVGTGFSYTTNSSDIPHDEAGVSNDLYDFLQGFFALHPEFAKNDFYITGESYAGHYVPALASRVNKGNKAKEGNHINLKGFAIGNGLTNPGIQYKAYTDYALQMKLITKADYDTISQTIPECEESVKACDASKSGDACEESLSICNSIFNQIMQRNSGINYYDIRKQCEGNLCYDFSNVVTFLNKQTVRDALGVGDIEFVSCSSTVYYAMLNDWMRNLEVGIPALLEDGIKLLVYAGEYDLICNWLGNSNWAHAMEWSGQKAFVAAQTVPFKVAGAEAGLLKSYGPLAFLKVHNAGHMVPMDQPEAALQMLTNWMQGNLAVAESAKRVAPN from the exons ATGGCATCTCCTTCTACTTTCTCTCCCATTTCCCtctcttctcttttccttttccttctcctccttccACTTTCATCATCTGCATTGAACCCCGCCAGCGGCCGCCTTCCCTCGTCTTCCCCCGCCTTCTCCGCTAAAGGCCAAGCTGAGAAGTTCATCAGAGCCCTCAACTTGTTCCCAAAGGATGATGTTAACATTTTGTCCCGCAAACCTTCGCTGGATGCTGAGGCAGATGCTGGTGTTGAGATTGTGGAGAAGCAGTTCAAAATGCCTTTTCTTGACGCCGCTTCCGGTCCTTCTGCTAAAGATCTTGGTCACCACGCCGGCTACCACCGCCTTCCCCATTCGGAAGGTGCAAG GTTGTTCTACTTATTTTTCGAATCAAGGGTTAACAAGAACGACCCTGTTGTGATATGGTTGACCGGAGGGCCGGGATGTAGCAGTGAACTGGCTCTGTTTTATGAAAATGGTCCTTTTCACATTCAAAACAACTTGTCACTCACTTGGAATAACTATGGCTGGGACAAG GCATCAAACATTCTTTACGTCGACCAACCTGTCGGAACTGGTTTCAGCTACACTACAAATTCGAGTGACATTCCTCATGATGAAGCAGGCGTCAGCAACGACTTATATGATTTTCTGCAG GGATTTTTCGCTCTACATCCCGAATTTGCGAAAAATGACTTCTACATCACCGGAGAGTCATATGCTGGGCACTACGTTCCTGCGCTTGCTTCTCGTGTTAACAAAGGAAATAAAGCGAAGGAAGGGAATCACATAAACCTCAAG GGTTTCGCCATAGGTAATGGGTTGACCAATCCGGGAATCCAGTACAAGGCATACACTGATTATGCACTGCAAATGAAGTTGATTACAAAAGCAGACTACGACACTATATCGCAGACAATTCCAGAATGTGAAGAGTCGGTGAAGGCTTGCG ACGCCTCTAAGAGTGGAGACGCTTGTGAGGAGTCGTTAAGTATTTGCAACAGCATATTTAACCAGATAATGCAAAGAAATAGTGGTATAAAT TACTATGATATTAGGAAGCAATGTGAGGGGAACTTGTGCTATGACTTCTCAAACGTGGTGACATTCTTGAACAAACAAACGGTTAGGGATGCCCTAGGAGTTGGGGACATCGAATTTGTGTCATGCAGCTCTACGGTATATTATGCTATGCTGAATGACTGGATGAGAAATCTGGAAGTGGGAATTCCTGCCCTCCTTGAAGATGGAATAAAGTTGCTTGTGTATGCCGGGGAGTATGATCTCATCTGCAATTGGCTTG GGAATTCAAATTGGGCTCATGCCATGGAATGGTCCGGTCAGAAAGCATTCGTAGCAGCACAAACTGTTCCATTCAAGGTTGCGGGTGCAGAAGCAGGACTGCTAAAAAGCTATGGACCTCTAGCTTTCCTCAAGGTTCATAATGCTGGTCATATGGTTCCAATGGATCAACCGGAAGCTGCATTACAGATGCTTACAAACTGGATGCAAGGAAATCTCGCCGTGGCTGAGTCAGCCAAAAGAGTTGCTCCCAACTGA
- the LOC137716033 gene encoding vacuolar protein sorting-associated protein 24 homolog 1-like, which produces MERVMNIIKPKANPQQQLRDWQRKLRQECRNIERQIRDIQREEKSVQKAIREASKRNDMGSAKSLAKEIVRSRRTVNRLHENRAQLNSISMHLGESVAIARTVGHLSKSSEVMKLVNNLMKAPEVAVTMQEFSKEMTKAGVIEEMVNDSLDTALDSEDIEEEIEEEVDKVLTSIAGETAAQLPEAVRKERLKQPATAQAGKEEEAIAEGVDDEEELEEIRARLANVRS; this is translated from the exons atggagagGGTGATGAACATAATAAAACCAAAGGCAAATCCACAGCAGCAATTGAGAGATTGGCAGCGCAAGCTTCGCCAAGAGTGCCGCAACATCGAACGACAAATTCGAG ATatacaaagagaagagaaaagCGTGCAGAAGGCAATCAGAGAGGCTTCCAAGAGAAATGACATGGGTTCTGCAAAG TCACTTGCTAAAGAAATTGTGAGATCTAGAAGGACGGTGAACCGTCTTCATGAAAATAGGGCACAACTGAATTCAATATCAATGCACCTTGGGGAGAGTGTTG CTATTGCCCGCACGGTGGGGCATTTATCCAAGAGTTCTGAGGTTATGAAGCTTGTCAATAACCTCATGAAGGCTCCAGAAGTGGCTGTTACGATGCAAGAATTTAGCAAGGAGATGACCAAG gcAGGGGTAATTGAAGAGATGGTGAATGATAGTCTTGACACAGCACTAGACTCCGAGGACATCGAAGAAGAGATAGAAGAAGAAGTTGACAAGGTTTTGACTTCTATAGCTGGTGAGACAGCTGCCCAGCTTCCAGAAGCGGTCAGGAAGGAGAGGTTGAAGCAACCTGCTACTGCACAAGCCGGAAAGGAG GAAGAGGCAATAGCTGAGGGTGTCGATGATGAGGAAGAGTTGGAAGAAATAAGGGCCCGACTTGCAAATGTTAGGTCATAA
- the LOC137714728 gene encoding xyloglucan endotransglucosylase/hydrolase protein 31-like, with product MAPLIFFIFLFLMISSSISQGPPSPGYNPSSKISTLGFDQVFRNLWGPQHQNLDHGALTIWLDSSSGSGFKSLHPYRSGYFGAAIKLQPGYTAGVITSFYLSNNEELPGNHDEIDIEFLGTTPDKPYTLQTNVYIRGSGDGTIIGREKQFHLWFDPAQDFHNYAIVWNPTEIIFLVDDVPIRRYQRKSDATFPLRPMWAYGSIWDASSWATEGGKYKADYKYQPFIGKYKNFKLGGCKSDSPTSCQPPSASPSGVSGLSQQQYSAMEWVQRNYLVYDYCNDSKRDHTQTPEC from the exons ATGGCTCctctcatcttcttcatttttctcttCCTAATGATTTCTTCAAGCATTTCTCAGGGCCCCCCCTCACCCGGCTATAACCCTAGTTCCAAAATTAGTACACTAGGGTTTGATCAGGTTTTCAGAAACCTCTGGGGTCCTCAGCATCAAAATTTAGACCATGGTGCTTTAACAATCTGGCTTGACTCTAGCTCAG GAAGTGGGTTCAAGTCACTTCATCCGTACCGTTCTGGATATTTTGGTGCAGCCATTAAGCTACAACCTGGTTACACTGCTGGAGTGATTACTTCATTTTAT CTCTCTAACAATGAAGAACTTCCGGGcaaccatgatgaaattgataTTGAGTTCCTTGGAACAACTCCTGATAAGCCCTATACTCTGCAAACCAATGTGTACATTAGAGGCAGTGGAGATGGAACAATAATTGGAAGAGAGAAGCAATTCCATCTCTGGTTTGATCCAGCACAAGACTTTCATAACTACGCTATAGTATGGAACCCTACTGAGATCAT ATTCCTGGTGGATGATGTGCCCATAAGAAGGTACCAGAGAAAGAGTGATGCAACATTTCCATTGAGGCCGATGTGGGCATATGGATCCATATGGGATGCATCATCATGGGCCACAGAGGGTGGAAAATACAAAGCCGACTACAAGTACCAACCGTTTATTGGCAAGTACAAGAATTTCAAACTTGGTGGGTGTAAATCCGATAGCCCTACCTCATGCCAACCGCCCTCCGCCTCACCGTCTGGTGTGTCGGGTCTTAGTCAGCAGCAGTACTCGGCCATGGAATGGGTGCAGAGGAACTACTTGGTCTATGACTATTGCAATGATTCTAAGAGAGACCATACTCAAACACCCGAGTGCTAA
- the LOC137716331 gene encoding probable glucuronoxylan glucuronosyltransferase IRX7, giving the protein MVEHQQQQKIKRAPRANGFYVRMKLLPTTKNGGRLVPRLEKKSFFYRYCKWVLWLSLSLYFFGSFLISNHNEQQNKPTTSLSTTHFSTFASRALFESTAINNTTQQGALFDGMKIYVYDLPPKYNTDWLKNERCSTHLFASEVAIHRALLTSDALTVDPYEADFFFVPVYVSCNFSTINGFPAIGHARSLIASAIDYVRVEYPFWDRSHGADHVFVAAHDFGSCFHTMEDVAISDGIPGFLKNSILLQTFGVKHHHPCQEVENVVIPPYVSPEKVRATLEKSPITGRRDIFAFFRGKMEVHPKNISGRFYSKRVRTELWRKYNGDRRFYLQRHRFAGYQSEIARSKFCLCPLGWAPWSPRLVESVALGCVPVIIADGIRLPFDDVVPWADISVNVAEKDVGKLAEILEHVAATNLTSIQKYLRDPRVRGALLFSDRVHEGDATWNVLSALTAKLARSHRRSRVSSQ; this is encoded by the exons ATGGTGGAgcaccagcagcagcagaagaTCAAGAGAGCCCCAAGAGCCAACGGCTTCTATGTCAGGATGAAGCTCCTGCCCACCACCAAAAATGGCGGAAGATTAGTCCCCCGATTGGAAAAAAAGAGCTTCTTTTACAGATATTGTAAATGGGTCCTGtggctctctctctccctctactTCTTCGGCTCCTTCCTCATCAGCAATCACAACgaacaacaaaacaaacccaCCACCTCCCTCTCCACAACCCATTTCTCCACCTTCGCGTCCCGCGCTCTCTTCGAATCCACGGCCATTAACAACACAACACAACAAG GGGCATTGTTCGACGGAATGAAGATTTACGTTTACGATTTGCCACCGAAATACAACACGGATTGGCTCAAAAACGAGCGGTGCAGCACCCACCTGTTCGCCTCCGAGGTCGCCATTCACCGGGCCCTGCTCACCAGCGACGCGTTGACCGTTGACCCCTACGAAGCCGACTTCTTCTTCGTCCCCGTCTACGTGTCCTGCAACTTCAGCACCATCAATGGCTTCCCGGCGATAGGCCACGCCCGCTCCCTCATTGCCTCCGCCATTGACTACGTCCGGGTGGAATACCCGTTCTGGGATCGGTCCCACGGCGCCGATCACGTCTTCGTCGCCGCCCACGACTTCGGCTCCTGCTTCCACACCATG GAGGACGTGGCGATTTCGGATGGGATACCGGGATTTTTGAAGAACTCGATCTTGTTGCAGACGTTTGGCGTGAAGCATCACCACCCGTGTCAAGAGGTAGAGAACGTGGTCATTCCGCCGTACGTCTCGCCGGAAAAAGTACGGGCGACGCTGGAGAAGTCTCCGATCACCGGCCGGAGGGACATCTTCGCCTTTTTCCGGGGGAAGATGGAGGTCCACCCCAAGAACATCAGCGGCCGATTCTACAGCAA GCGGGTGAGGACGGAGCTGTGGCGGAAGTATAACGGCGACCGGCGGTTTTACCTGCAGAGGCACCGGTTTGCCGGTTACCAATCAGAGATCGCGCGGTCGAAGTTTTGTCTGTGTCCTCTGGGGTGGGCCCCGTGGAGTCCGAGGCTGGTTGAATCAGTCGCTTTGGGCTGCGTGCCGGTGATCATAGCCGACGGGATTCGGTTGCCGTTCGACGACGTCGTTCCGTGGGCGGACATATCGGTGAACGTCGCGGAGAAGGACGTTGGGAAGCTGGCGGAAATACTCGAACATGTGGCGGCGACCAACTTGACTTCCATTCAAAAATACCTGCGGGACCCGCGTGTTCGGGGGGCCCTACTGTTCAGTGACCGGGTTCATGAAGGCGACGCCACGTGGAACGTTCTTTCTGCTTTGACTGCCAAGCTGGCCAGGTCCCACAGGAGGTCGAGGGTTTCGAGCCAATGA